One Bacteroidales bacterium genomic window carries:
- the vsr gene encoding DNA mismatch endonuclease Vsr — MDVFSKSKRSDIMSKVSGKDTKPEILVRKYLFSKGFRYRKNVKNLPGKPDIVFPKYKTIVLIHGCFWHGHHGCEAAKLPTSNVDYWTKKISSNVKRDIYNIQSLEILGWHVIVIWECELKSSNKANRLEQLVCELKAHL; from the coding sequence ATGGATGTATTCTCTAAATCAAAGCGTTCCGACATTATGTCGAAGGTTTCCGGCAAAGATACAAAACCTGAAATATTAGTTAGAAAATATTTATTCTCTAAGGGATTCAGATATAGAAAGAATGTTAAGAACTTACCTGGAAAGCCAGATATTGTATTTCCAAAATACAAGACAATAGTGCTTATTCACGGTTGTTTTTGGCATGGTCACCATGGATGTGAAGCCGCAAAACTTCCTACATCCAACGTTGATTATTGGACAAAAAAAATATCTTCAAATGTAAAAAGGGATATTTATAATATACAATCGTTAGAAATTCTAGGATGGCATGTCATTGTTATTTGGGAATGCGAATTAAAGTCCTCAAATAAGGCTAATAGATTAGAACAGTTAGTTTGTGAACTAAAAGCACATCTTTGA
- a CDS encoding ATP-binding protein, protein MDNPERNILKWRFDVSTFRLIGRELITDRITALFELVKNSYDANSTRVDVIFETISSINPYSKITIKDNGYGMEFEDIRDKWMVIGTSSKRKEPYSPEPFNRRCVGEKGIGRFAVDKLGDKVNIITKKIGTNQKLNVEIDWNKYETSFQQQNKDEQVGNTTELKEKSLKIKDETQKSLIITEEDSQDKIILFTDIENKYQYEDAKTDEQGTTLEISGIREVWTKNDIDRLYKELTKLVSPFYPLNPPFDIYIKSNEYDTYKQDTIVKVDTTQYASHSANIGFDLNNNIQEELYFDEINGEIKKRKVQAKSFGLISMQLYYFDASAKKRYKAKYKNDETRIDGVKIYRDGLITTPFAEFEEHPDKKRDILGIDKRLWRDIFNRLSTRDIIGVIDITKERNPQIIDATNRQDFVENNEYKKLKQFIIDQIDVFSDLRIYEREKGKITVTEDLEKASEDVKEFVKTIEILEKNNPTLKQELSPLKKQARQVDSAVKKGVSEQKKAEKEFLRKENIYLSLMSLQDYAANMSHAVRTSLGKIKDKAEFFKLHYPNSDLEDFFKLYSIEIYEEMTILNKVINYMLSYAGSNIPFDDFDVKKLIENLFAEYQFRFKTEAITPSIEIRDNFIINANKQFFADIFQNLIDNSIKALKEKSDKRIKCSGYIENDSFILFFSDNGVGIKDGDRKKVFELYYTSTAEDGGAGLGLFIVKTRIEALRGTVEVVDNEFLPTGTTVKITLPFKK, encoded by the coding sequence ATGGATAATCCAGAACGAAATATACTAAAGTGGAGATTTGATGTCAGCACATTCAGACTGATTGGTCGAGAATTGATAACTGATCGTATCACAGCTTTGTTTGAATTAGTTAAAAACAGCTATGATGCAAATTCAACGCGTGTCGATGTTATTTTCGAAACCATATCATCTATCAATCCTTATAGTAAAATAACCATTAAAGATAATGGTTATGGGATGGAATTTGAAGATATTCGTGATAAATGGATGGTTATAGGAACGTCAAGTAAACGCAAAGAACCATATTCACCCGAACCTTTCAATCGCAGATGTGTCGGAGAAAAAGGAATCGGTCGTTTTGCTGTTGATAAACTTGGCGATAAAGTCAATATTATTACTAAAAAAATAGGGACAAACCAAAAACTGAACGTTGAAATAGATTGGAATAAATATGAAACCTCTTTTCAGCAGCAGAATAAAGACGAACAAGTTGGAAATACTACAGAACTCAAAGAAAAGAGTTTAAAGATAAAAGATGAAACGCAAAAATCTTTGATAATTACGGAAGAAGATTCCCAAGATAAAATTATCCTTTTTACAGATATTGAAAATAAATATCAATATGAAGATGCTAAAACCGATGAACAAGGTACTACTTTAGAGATTTCAGGTATTCGAGAAGTTTGGACTAAAAACGACATAGATAGACTATATAAAGAATTAACAAAACTTGTATCTCCTTTCTATCCTTTGAATCCTCCATTCGATATTTATATCAAATCAAACGAATATGATACTTATAAACAAGATACAATTGTAAAAGTTGATACTACACAATATGCCTCACATTCTGCGAATATTGGTTTTGATTTAAATAATAATATACAAGAAGAGCTTTATTTTGACGAAATCAATGGAGAAATAAAGAAACGTAAGGTACAAGCCAAATCGTTCGGACTTATTTCAATGCAATTATATTATTTTGATGCATCTGCAAAGAAACGATATAAGGCAAAATATAAAAACGATGAAACTCGTATAGATGGAGTTAAAATTTATAGAGATGGTTTAATTACTACTCCATTTGCAGAGTTTGAAGAACACCCGGATAAAAAGAGAGACATTTTAGGTATTGATAAACGTCTTTGGAGAGATATTTTTAATCGCTTGAGCACAAGAGATATTATAGGTGTTATTGATATAACAAAAGAGAGAAATCCTCAAATTATTGATGCAACGAATCGACAAGATTTTGTCGAAAACAATGAATACAAAAAATTAAAGCAATTTATAATTGATCAAATAGATGTTTTTTCAGATTTGCGTATTTATGAACGTGAAAAAGGAAAAATAACCGTTACTGAAGATCTAGAAAAGGCTAGTGAGGATGTAAAGGAATTCGTTAAGACTATTGAGATTTTAGAAAAAAATAATCCTACATTAAAACAAGAGCTTTCGCCTTTAAAAAAGCAAGCTAGACAAGTGGATTCTGCGGTTAAAAAGGGTGTATCAGAGCAGAAAAAAGCAGAAAAAGAATTCCTTCGCAAAGAAAATATCTATTTGAGTCTAATGTCTTTACAGGACTACGCAGCAAACATGTCTCATGCAGTTAGGACATCATTAGGTAAAATAAAAGATAAAGCGGAATTTTTCAAATTGCATTATCCTAATAGCGATCTTGAGGATTTTTTCAAATTATACTCGATTGAGATTTATGAAGAAATGACTATTCTAAATAAAGTTATCAACTATATGTTAAGCTATGCTGGCTCCAATATACCTTTTGATGATTTTGACGTAAAAAAGCTTATTGAAAACCTTTTTGCGGAATATCAATTCCGATTTAAAACCGAAGCCATAACACCTTCAATCGAAATAAGAGATAATTTCATTATCAATGCCAATAAACAATTTTTTGCAGATATATTTCAAAACTTAATAGACAATTCCATTAAAGCTTTAAAAGAGAAAAGCGATAAGAGAATCAAATGTTCAGGTTATATAGAAAACGATAGTTTTATTTTGTTTTTTTCAGACAATGGTGTCGGTATTAAAGACGGTGATAGAAAGAAAGTTTTTGAATTATATTACACATCAACAGCGGAGGATGGTGGTGCCGGGCTTGGCTTATTCATTGTAAAAACAAGAATAGAAGCCTTGAGAGGAACTGTTGAAGTGGTTGATAATGAGTTTTTACCAACAGGAACAACTGTAAAAATCACTTTGCCTTTTAAAAAGTAA
- a CDS encoding DNA cytosine methyltransferase produces the protein MAKKKDFAVVDLFCGIGGLTHGFVKEHFNVSAGVDFDETCRYAYEVNNKAQFVYKDVTKLTATELNSLYPKNKRKILVGCAPCQPFSIFNYKNNNNAEKQAEDTKWKLLYSFADLIEATQPEIISMENVPQLRNFNGGKVFGDFVKRLEKNGFKISYGIYNAQDYGVPQRRKRLILLASKYSKFELIPPTHKDNYMTVQQAIGHLPEIKDGEHSETDFLHYARKLTDLSRKRIKATPEGGGWQDWDESLLLECHKKEGGQMYRSVYGRMSRNDVAPTMTTYCIGLNNGRFGHPQQNRAISLREAAILQSFPDNYDLVDPNAVFKMQVLARQIGNAVPVGLGQAIAKSIEKYIKTIN, from the coding sequence ATGGCTAAAAAAAAGGATTTTGCTGTTGTGGATCTATTTTGCGGAATTGGCGGACTTACGCATGGTTTTGTGAAAGAGCACTTTAATGTGTCTGCTGGCGTTGATTTTGATGAGACTTGTCGTTATGCTTATGAAGTAAATAATAAAGCACAATTTGTTTATAAAGACGTAACAAAATTAACTGCTACAGAACTAAATAGCCTATATCCTAAAAATAAACGGAAAATTCTCGTTGGGTGTGCTCCTTGCCAACCATTTTCGATATTTAATTATAAAAACAACAATAATGCCGAGAAACAAGCGGAGGATACTAAGTGGAAACTGCTTTACTCATTCGCTGATTTAATTGAGGCGACACAACCAGAGATAATTTCAATGGAAAATGTGCCACAGCTACGAAATTTCAATGGAGGTAAAGTATTTGGCGACTTTGTTAAACGATTAGAAAAAAATGGCTTCAAAATATCATATGGAATTTATAACGCTCAAGATTATGGTGTACCACAACGCCGAAAGCGTCTCATCTTATTAGCCTCTAAATATTCCAAATTTGAATTGATTCCGCCTACTCATAAAGACAACTATATGACTGTTCAGCAGGCGATAGGACATTTACCTGAAATAAAAGATGGTGAACATTCTGAAACTGATTTTCTACATTATGCCCGAAAACTAACAGATCTTAGCAGAAAAAGAATTAAAGCCACTCCGGAAGGAGGTGGTTGGCAAGACTGGGATGAAAGCTTGCTTTTAGAGTGCCACAAAAAAGAGGGAGGGCAAATGTATAGAAGCGTATATGGAAGAATGTCGAGAAATGATGTCGCTCCTACTATGACAACTTATTGTATAGGATTAAATAATGGTAGATTTGGACATCCACAGCAAAATAGAGCCATATCTTTACGTGAAGCCGCTATTTTGCAATCATTCCCTGACAACTATGATTTAGTAGATCCTAATGCAGTGTTTAAAATGCAAGTTCTTGCTCGTCAAATAGGAAATGCTGTCCCTGTCGGACTGGGGCAAGCTATAGCGAAAAGTATAGAAAAATACATAAAGACTATTAACTAA
- a CDS encoding DUF3472 domain-containing protein codes for MKNIISTAVIVLLIAMLSSCDHLSSQEKKAMQDTSPKIEIGLEGNAYITDTLPVVRPQRRRNDSGQSREYSQVMTPGRTVSVFFRVNAIGDMHVYLRGKAGKKAQLNVTVAEVSNTIRVDTVKSDIFAGTFKIEKEGYQRVDIFRPDTDTTNRVDFYELIVNGNAVNDQPINYVYDFSTHFGRRGPSTHIRHQLPEVPTEYFYSEVTIPKGNDVIGSYFMANGFGQGYFGIQVNSPTERRVLFSVWSPYVTDHPGEIPDDQKVVYLRRGENVRGSEFGGEGSGGQSFMVFPWKVETTYRFLTRIRPDGKGNTEYTGYFYDPDSDEWLLLACFRRPKTNTYYTNAYSFLENFSTNTGWITRKGYYGNQWAYGTDKQWRELTEVTFTYDATARAEKRMDYKGGLDGDKFFMQNCGFFDDNTPLNSKFTRPAKGIAPVIDFDALEKIPGVPVTNKENAGRRGRR; via the coding sequence ATGAAAAATATAATAAGTACAGCAGTTATTGTTCTGTTAATAGCGATGTTATCCAGTTGTGACCATCTGTCATCTCAGGAAAAAAAGGCCATGCAGGACACCAGTCCGAAAATAGAAATAGGGCTGGAAGGAAATGCATACATCACCGATACCCTTCCTGTGGTTCGCCCTCAGCGCCGGAGGAATGATTCCGGACAATCCCGGGAGTATTCACAGGTGATGACACCGGGTAGAACGGTATCCGTATTTTTCCGGGTAAATGCCATTGGAGATATGCATGTTTATCTGAGAGGTAAGGCAGGTAAAAAAGCCCAATTAAATGTAACAGTTGCAGAAGTCTCAAATACGATCCGGGTTGATACGGTAAAGTCGGATATTTTTGCCGGTACTTTCAAAATTGAAAAAGAAGGTTACCAGCGGGTGGATATCTTCCGTCCGGACACCGATACGACAAATCGTGTCGATTTCTATGAACTCATTGTGAACGGTAATGCTGTAAACGATCAACCCATCAATTATGTATATGATTTCAGTACGCATTTTGGTCGCCGGGGGCCATCCACACACATCAGGCACCAGCTTCCCGAAGTTCCCACGGAATATTTTTATAGTGAAGTCACTATTCCTAAGGGGAATGATGTGATAGGGTCTTATTTTATGGCCAACGGGTTCGGACAGGGCTATTTTGGGATACAGGTCAATTCGCCTACCGAACGCAGGGTGTTGTTCTCTGTGTGGAGTCCTTATGTTACAGATCATCCTGGTGAAATTCCCGATGACCAGAAGGTAGTTTATTTGCGCAGGGGAGAAAATGTAAGAGGTTCCGAATTCGGAGGAGAAGGATCCGGTGGACAGAGTTTCATGGTATTTCCATGGAAAGTTGAGACTACTTACAGGTTTCTCACCCGGATAAGACCTGACGGCAAAGGAAACACGGAGTACACCGGGTATTTTTATGATCCGGATAGTGACGAATGGCTGCTCCTGGCTTGTTTCCGCAGGCCCAAAACCAATACTTATTATACCAATGCATACTCTTTCCTTGAAAATTTCAGTACCAACACAGGATGGATCACCCGCAAAGGTTATTATGGTAATCAATGGGCTTATGGAACAGATAAACAGTGGCGGGAACTGACCGAGGTGACTTTTACGTATGATGCTACCGCAAGGGCGGAAAAACGGATGGATTATAAAGGCGGACTTGACGGGGATAAGTTTTTCATGCAGAATTGCGGGTTCTTTGATGACAATACCCCCCTGAATTCCAAATTTACACGGCCTGCCAAAGGAATAGCTCCGGTAATTGATTTCGATGCACTTGAGAAAATACCGGGTGTCCCGGTAACCAATAAGGAAAATGCCGGCCGTCGGGGACGAAGGTAA